A portion of the Melanotaenia boesemani isolate fMelBoe1 chromosome 2, fMelBoe1.pri, whole genome shotgun sequence genome contains these proteins:
- the rcn3 gene encoding reticulocalbin-3 isoform X2 produces the protein MMLLRSLLSAYLVAVAFAVPAQEKRIHHQADLSNHIHDDDHGYQYDHEAFLGKEEAKTFDQLTPDESKDRLAKIVDRIDTDKDGYVSHAELHHWIKHRQRRYIEENVNKNWKDYDQNKDDKISWEEYKNTTYGYYLGEEFDDVEDKATYKAMLTRDERRFKSADRDGDGIATREEFTAFLHPEEFDYMTDLVVQETIEDIDKDSDGKINLDEYIGDMFTPEDEESEPDWVQTEKKHFAEFRDTNKDGYLDAGEVAHWILPGDVDHADNEAKHLIHETDTDKDGKITKTEILSNWNMFVGSQATNYGEDLTKKHDEL, from the exons ATGATGCTGCTGAGGTCACTTCTATCCGCCTACTTGGTCGCCGTGGCCTTTGCAGTCCCTGCCCAGGAGAAGCGCATCCATCACCAAGCTGACCTGAGCAACCACATCCATGATGATGATCACGGCTACCAGTACGACCACGAGGCCTTCCTGGGAAAGGAGGAGGCCAAGACCTTTGACCAGCTGACCCCCGACGAGAGCAAAGACAGATTAGC GAAGATTGTGGACCGCATCGACACCGATAAAGATGGCTACGTCAGCCACGCAGAGCTGCACCACTGGATCAAACATCGGCAGAGGAGGTACATCGAGGAGAACGTCAACAAGAACTGGAAGGACTACGATCAGAACAAAGATGACAAGATCAGCTGGGAGGAGTATAAAAATACCACCTATGGATACTATCTGG gTGAGGAGTTCGATGATGTGGAAGACAAGGCCACCTATAAAGCCATGCTCACCCGGGACGAGCGGCGCTTCAAGTCAGCCGACCGAGATGGCGATGGGATTGCCACGAGAGAGGAGTTCACTGCCTTCCTCCACCCTGAGGAGTTTGACTATATGACGGATTTGGTAGTTCAG GAAACTATAGAAGACATTGATAAGGACAGCGATGGGAAGATCAACCTGGATGAATACATCG GGGATATGTTCACCCCAGAGGACGAAGAAAGTGAACCGGACTGGGTCCAGACGGAGAAGAAACATTTCGCTGAGTTCAGAGACACCAACAAG GATGGATACCTGGATGCTGGAGAAGTGGCCCACTGGATTTTACCAGGAGACGTGGACCATGCAGACAACGAGGCCAAGCACCTCATCCATGAGACGGACACTGATAAG GATGGGAAAATCACAAAGACGGAGATTCTGTCCAACTGGAACATGTTTGTGGGAAGTCAGGCAACCAATTACGGCGAAGATTTAACAAAGAAGCACGATGAACTCTGA